agacaaagaaaaggacaaatatgtgtactttacaagcaagaattaattgcatctggataagtaggtttccccttggacttccgtagtgaacatatgtcggatatactcggtcaatcggtagatgcgatatctttgaaccgtcgagctttggtgtatacctagacaaccatatgtcacacaattaaccctttaccgtttatggttcttacggttgtgttcgtttcagccatgaacacctcctggtttcatgagtgtatagagaataggcttttgacaataattctctttgaagcggcttacacttcacacccacataggtgatttctaaccgtgttatcgcgtagatacactatttgatcaaatctgccaaacttagcaaatcattaaaaacattaagctttagtaactcattaacaagccttaatatTGTATCCTTGTTCCTGAGCATtatcttcatcatgagaattgattgagtttgttgacaatgtcgaaccgtcagtcataactttgtttttctccttaaatctagctcttgggatctccagtctgctagatagagttaccgtcatgatgacttgtcctaagtcgtaaacccattcccttagatgatctttaaactttctctctagttaggcctttttgtaagtggatccgacacattatcctttgactttacacagttagttttgataattccactagagagtagttttctaacggTATCTTGTCTATGTCCTATATGACTAGACTTTTCGTTATATATCATTCttcatgccctacctattgcatcttgactatcaaagtgtatgcatactgatgccaaaggtttgggacaaaaagaatatctatcaagaaatttcgGAGTTTTTCAACTTGTTCACCGAccttatctagagcacctagctcagagatcattgtagagctagcaatacatgtctttttgaaaaatttccaagagattgctcatccaccaagagtaaatatatattcactcgtggattttactttatttgatcccagtgatccaatttgcatcactatatcctttcaatactgtAGGATATTTGTATAATGCAAGAtatagttttgagtatgttttaaataccccaaaactcttttcattgtcatccaatgagtttaaTTGGGATTATTGGTGAACCAACTCAGTTTATTAATAACACATGCTATATCTGATCGCGTACACTTTTTGATAAACATCATACTTCCTAATACTCTAGtataatccaattgtgagtcactttcaccttcattcttttgaagtgcAAAACTCAcattattggagtcttgacattattaaaatccaaaaatttgaactagtcaagtactttttcaatgtaatgagaCTGTGACAAAGCTAAACATCTTGGAATTCTACgaattcttatacctaagatcaCATCAACAACTTCACGATTTTCCATATCAAAATTGCTTTCTAGAATAtgtttagtagcatttatgtcattagtatctctactgatgatcaacatatcaccaatatacaaacaaacaatgaccttgtgattttaatgtaaacacatttatcacttccatcattcttacatccatttaccaacatagtttggttaaatttcttatgtcattatttgggtgcttgttttagtccataaagtgacttaagaAGTTcacacactttcttttctttaccaggaaccacaaaaccctcaggttgttccatgtaaatttcttcctccacttctccatttaagaaagttattttcacattcatttgatgaatttggaggtcatataccACAACTAATAATATTAGCATCCGAatggatgtaattcttgttacTGATGAGTATATATCGACAAGCTCAAGACCTTGTTTttgtctaaagcctttgacacaaagtcttgttttatatttgtcaacagTTGCATCGACTTTCATTTTCAATTCCTTCTGAAGActcactttgaacccaaaggtttatttTCTAAAAGAAGATCAATTAACTTCCAatatggttgctcaagatttCATCAATTTCACTATTGACACAATCTTTCCAAAAGGATAAGTCTACTGAAGACACAAGAAATGTTACGAAATCATATTCGAAGGAAATAAATGCCCTTTGAAATTTACTACACCTctaaatctctttattaagtacattctcctttttCCTTTCCAAGGTCATTTAGACCcttcactagactactcaaTTAATCTAATTTTACAGTACACAGTCATAGGTcctattttaatctttttaggaataggaacttggactttggctagacaaCCCcacattttgaaatttttcaagttgaatttccttcctttccatttctcatatggaatagattgtgtcctgaacaaacaaaattgctttctttctgaaaagaaaaaagtttttgTCGTTCCCTTTTGCAGTAAGGATAGTTCctccacacaagttttgtggtaaactcGAACTTATAAATAATGCATCCATCATTTCTTTCAACGTTCGgtttttcattagattgaggtgaatagggcaatagtttgatggataattccacttttccaaacatatttctacaCCAGGAGATTTATACTCTCCATTCTTAtcacttcttatctttttcccaaCTGAATTTCAACTTCGATATTATATTGTCTAGACATTTCTATTGCTTtatccttaccattcagcaaataAAGATAGTCATTTCTAATGCATTTGTCAATGAAAGTTATGAGATGTTTTTTTCCACCACGAGAtagtgttgacttcatatcgcaaatgtcagtgtaaattAACTCTAAAGGAttagaattcctttcaacagatttataagaatgctcaGGATACTTAGACTCCACACaaacatgacatttttatttattgcactcaaagttagacaaaacttcaaagttgatcagttttccttacaaggttttgtaattgacatgcgccaagtgttcatgtcacaaactttgactcaagcaagtaagaacaaataaaaatattgagtttgaaaagctctTCTCGAGGTAGCTTTTTTCTCACTAATATTTTGTtcctatttcttacaattttgtgtgatacaaacattgtttagagtcatCACCTTGTCAAATATCCTTTTTCAGAAGGAActttccataactttcaatttgattgttatagaactacccatgaacaaagtttcatcaggtccaataaaggcaatatagtccaaatgtttcttttacaaaacataACGAATAactattcaccaatattcatgtctatacaaatacttttattataatagacatatcttttcatgaaaaatcataacattttaagtgacactttttcataaaagaacacaattattttgaacaagtatatatagaatttggtagtttcatactagtcacaCCATATACTAGTAATATAGAAATTCAACAACCACAATACCAAATATACTCCAAgcattttgtgggtctaacataatataaaagtatcattgaatttcatatcttttgctccaaaattaaattagacaccaagtctaattttatcataagcaaagaacccccacattttaaatatgatctcaaaaatattttttaagtatttgaaaatagtttttccacatattttcccggactatcaaaatgtcattggcactatgaaacctcttttggaaatattattctacaaaagaattatattgcttcaattctctttgacaatctttacatagtgtcaaagttcattccatagaggtacaaaatcacaaactctaagtcactgGTATTTTTCCATCTATCACAAATAGACATActacttagtatttagaatactaacaataaagaaaaaaaaaattgtacaatttgtttctatatATCAGTGAAGTTTATAGAAAGTCAAAAGTACAACATTGacttattatgtgaagtttacatatttttcaaaccaattGCATAGTCTGATTTATCCAGAGTAgtaaactacaaaagtttttttagcctacaaaaatcagacacaatcaaatttcacatggagtacaaaactacaaaaaaaaaaattttttagtctccaaacaaaattaaacatattctttatcacatagaaatgtttttcttttcaaatagccttccaactataacattttgacatactattttatcaaacaaaattgTGCATCTCTCATTttgcaaactaaagaattttaaaggcaacACTATTTGCCAAGCAAAATTCATTCCACAACAAATGGTTTGCAGATCTTTTTCCAAAGATACACATGATAAAAATTGTTAACtcttagaaactattttcctccttaaataaataataagaaggttacctGGTGCAATCTTTAACCGGAATAgcactacttttttttttgtgtacatTCTCACTTCGACCTTGCTAAACAAAGCACTGAATTCTGGAGAAGTAATGCATTAATCTTTTACTTCCATGATCTGTTTCTCTTAATCagtagaatacaagaaataccaacagtataataatttccttaagattgttgttcatcttgcATTCCTAatatacttagaacaaaactttgaagaacttggtaagacacaataaagtttaagaacattttcacaactagaaaattaaaactagtagagaaactagaatcagaaacagattagaaaaaatatacgaaatatttttccttaaagaagaattgttgtcaatctgtgtttaaagaatcttactaattccaacaaactttgcagaaacacgaagttaccaaagtttaatgaaccagtgaagaacagaagaacataaattaattcacaaatttaaaatctgtaacacataccagaatctggaaaaacagaaagaagatcaagcccactgaatgcacactgtccccttaaggaaattattcccctctagtgtccgaggtttgatttggaatatgtcctcccaggatagaatgatctaaATATATCACCAGTGTATTAATACTCAAAACactggtgtcagcgagccactcaacgacagtaaagtacatttagaatactagatttagtagtagaagaagtccagaaaaattatgtttttaaaatgagaggaaattcctcaatttatagaaaacaaagggtagtgtgaaaaggttcttattgtgccttaccggaaaggtcacaaacctttggaaagtcacaatctttcgaaaaggtcaccacctttcataaaagtcgcaactttttcataaaaatcacaactttttcataaaagtcgcaacttttcataaaagtcacaactcttcataaaagtcacaacttttcatcaaagtcacaactcttcataaaaatcgcaactcttcattttccattcacaccttttaaaacccaacacaTCTTCATTAACCTCTCCTCAGTAAGGAGTCTGCCGAGTGTAGCTAACCACAATATAAACTTGTGTCTTGATTGTGTTATAGTATTTCATATTAGTGAAGCATTTTTCGAAGGTCTTTGTGGCTCAATGATGGCGATGTAACTTATGGTAATGAAGTATCTTCCCCAGCCGTTAGATTATATCTATCTTGGGTATACTAATGGTTCATTTCATTCTTCAAGTTATTTAGTTTCCTCCGGTATCAATCTGGAGGGGCAATATAAGATCAACTATTATCATTTGATTTCATATAGATGATATGTACACGCTTGACCCACAAAGATTCTTTATTCTCAATTAATTGCCATAACAACTTTCGCACCAAAGCAACGTTTCAGTCATGGCAAACTTTAATGTTGAGCCCCATGTACTTTTTAGGCATGCAAACCTTCTCCTAAGTAACCAAGGTGTTCAttgtttatctttagtattgcCTCATAAGTAGTTTTTGCAAATTTTATTCACCTCTTAAACAACATTTTGGGGTAGTACAAAGACAAAACTCCAAAAACGCTATGTAACGAAAATAGGACTGATGTTATCACTTGTAATCTTCACGTGTATGATAACTTCTTCGAATAAGTGACAGTTATTCGTTGGGTTATTTTGGCAATCAATTGATGGCATTTCATCTTCGACCACTTCTTGGAGAACAGAGATAATTCCAGGTATCTGATTGAAATGAGCTAGGTGTAAATTTAATCCTATTGAGTATTCTTTCTTTAGTCTCCTCAATTACCTTTATTATAAAAATGCGGGACTTCTCCATGTTTGCCTCTAAGCCGGTAACATGACCTGACTAAAATGTGTGTGCTTCAACATTTTGGTCACTGACTCAACTTCCCCTTTATAAAATACCATAAGATCATCAGCAAATATCAGAAATGTCAACTTGACTTGCTTACACACATGAGATGAAACTTAAAGTTTAGCAACGACCTTACAGTTTTATAAAGTCTAATAACTACTTTATAAAACTTACTTTAAGTCTTCTGTGATATGTTCTTATCACACAAAGCTAATGAAGTGCAACTTTCATTTCATATATCCCATTCCAATACGATGTGTAATATCATTGTCAATCTCTCAAATACTTTGAAGAGTTAAAAATAAACGTAGATCTGAAAATTCTTGAATAGGGCTACCATTAGAATTGCTATTGAATTCATGGACAAACAAGAGATAACCTGACAAACTAAAACATCTTAGTAGCCTagaaaataaagcaaaaaaaaatttcaaaatagcAGCAAACGAAATGAGAACaacctaattttttttgattatttGTCAAGATAGTTGAAAATGACTTAAATATGAATCATCGGTTCATATAtatcaaatcataaaataaattatgtcacTAAACTTAACcccaaatattatattataattttacccAATCTGTATAATAATCATCTAAACTAATCTTATTATagtaagttaaaataaataaggtaatCATAATATATGAAATCACCGTGATTTGCTTAAGCTTTTAATGATCAAAAAAATTAACGTTAgttctaaaaaaataagaaagttaTGTTATGAAATCAAAgatctcaaaaagaaaaaactaaagtgaaatttttgtttgtttccgTCCACGTATTCCATGGGCCTAGGGGAAAAAAAGCGAGTAGGGGCATATATGTAAATGTAGAATCTTCTTGCTTCCATCCTAAGCTAATGCCTATATAAGACGGAGAGAGCCGATCCGAATGCGCAGAGCTTTCTTGTTTGGTAAGCTAATTTTTGCGAAGCCCATAGAAAAAAGAACAACTCAGAGAAATGGCAGAGGAGGGACAAGTCTTTGGCGTCCACAACGTTGATGAATGGAACCAACATCTCCAAAAGGGAATTGATAACAAAAAACTGGTAACACTtgtcttttctcttttgttgttttgtcttgatttagtgttttttttttcttgtatgattaattattttcttcgtTCATCGTTGGATTTCTTGCATTATGTTATTACGGATCGAATCTTGATTAGGCGTGGGTTTGTCGAGATCGGGAATTGGAAACTGTTAAAAGGAAAATTGGGTTCTGTGTTTTATATGATTATATAAACCAATTGCACATCGTTCTGTTTCGTTttgaaattagaaaataaatttttttttttcacattttagtTTCTTGTTCGATTTGATGGTCTCCATTATGATTTATGAGGATTAAAATCTTGACATCGttttccaatttatttattttctctacAATGTAGACAATATTCTATCTCTGCACCCATAATAAAAAAGGGATAAACCTTTATGTTGTTTAGGCTCATCCGTGTTTCACATCGAGGTCGTTCTAGGATGACaacatatgtttattttttcgAAATTAGAGATTTTACCTAATAAATAAATGGCTCTCTCTATCAGATCACTATCTTCATACTTTTTAAAATCTTGATGTTCTTAACTCTTGTTCAGTACTTGTGTATGATTCGTATGATTATCGTTTGGGTGATTGATTTAGGCATCATATCCCTCTTCATATTCATGGATTGATTGATTGTGTCTAGTTTCGTGCTAGTAATACTACCTAACAATTTATCAATCAGCTTCAGTAAATCACAGTTCACTTCATCGTTCATATAAGCAAGTTGTGTCATTTATGTCTCTTAACTGTTTTAAGGTTGGTTGGTgacatgtttttttcttttttgatatcTTTACTACACATACCCCTCTTCTACTACtatatttttctcatatttacTATTATGTTGCAGATAGTTGTGGACTTTACTGCTTCCTGGTGTGGTCCCTGCAAGTTCATTGCTCCATTCCTTGCAGAGTTGGCCAAGAAGATACCCACTGTTACCTTCCTGAAGGTGGATGTGGATGAATTGAAGGTGAAATTATTGAGCCAAACATTGAATTAACCGAAACTCCATTAATGTTACCTAACAATATATGATCCAACATATCAGGATTAAATTTCTTGGTACGAATGATCTGTTATAAGTACTGATGATGTCTTATTTACTTGTCGCAGTCTGTAGCTACTGATTGGGCCGTGGAGGCGATGCCAACCTTCATGTTCATCAAAGAGGGGAAGATCGTTGATAAGGTGGTAGGAGCCAAAAAAGAGGAGCTGCAGCAGACCATTGCCAAGCACATCAGTAGTACTTCATCAGCCTAATTAATATGTTTTAATCCATATTATATTGCACTTGGTTGAGTGGCATCTATCTTAATATGAGCaagaattaatttaatttccgTTGGATATTGCAAGTTCTTACTATTAAGTCAAATATTATTCTGCAGTTTGAACTATTCCGTATCTaatcaaaaaatgatttttgcgTTGAATGATAAACGTGTTCATTAGTTATTTCAATGGGTGTTATttcatttgaattatttatgcTGTCCGTGTTATAGTGTAGTGTAGTTTTATCAAATCGAATGGTGACCCACTTGCCTCGAGTGACACAAGTGTAACCTAATAAGTTGACTACAGTCTTCAAAATAGTACATTCGATGTAGCTATAATTTCTAGGATTGAATATATCCTGGGGAGTTGTGCTATAAAGAAAGACATCAACTAGCATAGAGTAACAGCTCAAGATTGATGGGTAATGGAAACCAAAATTTGAACTGCATTCTCAGTTACAGAAACTTCCGTTCAGTTTGTTGTAAGAAGAGTTGAATAATCCAAGCATAGGGTAACAACAACAGCAATAGGACCATAAGAAATGGATGCAGGGTGTGAACTCAAAACGGAACTATGGTACCTTATAAGAGAATGCTCTAGTGAGTCCCATGTACTTCTGTTTAGGCGTAATTCTCATGCTCATTTCATATTGGGGGATAATTACATGTAAATGAAAGACAATATGGATGCAAATACACTTTTCCATTGAATTCTTTCTGCCAACTGCACAACACAGACGATTATAAAGGGTCATATTAGGATCCGTTCCTAACATGAACCTAAGGGGTTTGATTTTCCCAGGAAGACAAGCTATCACACTGACTAAACAGTACATAAACGACCTTATCTGGTCCACTTTTCCAATTTAAAAGCAGAAAAGGTGCCAGACTGCACTCTAAGATGGGAGTTGCATTTTGGAACTCCCAATGATCTACAAACAAACTCATGTATAAATATGCTATCTTCACAGAGTCCCCCCTCCAGTACCCCAAAATTAAGATTACTACCTAATGAACGCGTATCAGGAGTTTTCCTTGACAACATTCATCAACCAAACTACTACCTCCTATTTCCTTTGCTTCACATTTTATTCTTACCTCACTAGCCTTTTCCTCATGGGTGTACACTAAGTTATGCAACATTTgaacaactttttttcttttttactcttCAATTCTGAGTAGGTGTACAATGTGCTTCTACAGACAACCGCTTCAGTACGTTGGGGCAGGGATCTTCTCCAAAGTTGCTATTTGATATTGGCACAGCACATGATTGGCGTCCTAGACATTTCTGGCAAAGTTACAAGAACAAAATGTGAGTCAAAGGAGATTAGACTGCCTAGAGAGTGGTTGAACAAAAGTAAACAATCTATTCTTGTCCCTTTAACACTGTAAGCAAAACAGAAGGGTACCTTTTCTACAACGGCGTGTGAGTCAGGAGCATGGCAAGTTCCTTGCTTGAAGCTCCCACAG
The Solanum stenotomum isolate F172 chromosome 12, ASM1918654v1, whole genome shotgun sequence DNA segment above includes these coding regions:
- the LOC125849564 gene encoding thioredoxin H-type 2, whose translation is MAEEGQVFGVHNVDEWNQHLQKGIDNKKLIVVDFTASWCGPCKFIAPFLAELAKKIPTVTFLKVDVDELKSVATDWAVEAMPTFMFIKEGKIVDKVVGAKKEELQQTIAKHISSTSSA